The Polaribacter sp. HaHaR_3_91 genomic sequence CTACCAAAATATGGGTTTAATGTTCCATAACCAGCAACACCTAAATGAAAACTTTTAGCACCAGGCACTCCAAAATTATTAAAAGGACCAGATACTTTAGCTGTTAAAGATGTTGTAGGTAAAACACTTAACCTTGTTGGACCAGCTCCATCAAAATAAAATCTTGGCGGTTGAACTGCTGTTCCGTTAAAAACCAAACCTCCAATATTATCATTCATTAAAGGTTGTTTAAATGAGGTTCCAAATTTTTCTGCTAGAATGTTTGGAAAAGAATTTTCTTGCCCCGCTTTAAACAATGCTCCATCGGTATATCCTGCGGTAAAAGAAGCTCCTATAGAAATGTATGTAGAAAAATCTAATCCATTTTTATTTAACGTTACAAGCGGTTTTACTGGATCTACTATTTCATCTAACTCATTGTTTACATCACAAGATGTAATGCTGAAAGCCAAAAGAAATAATCCTATATATTTATAATTTTTCATAAAGTATTTTATTTTAGTTATTAATTGTCCAAGAAATATAGTATTGAGAACCTATTGCTCCTACACCGGTAGCACCTAAATATTCTTGACCTGTTAAATTTGCTCCACCTAATTTAAATACAGATTTCATTGAAGGAACACTATAATTAACTTGAGCATCTAAAACGGTTCTCGCTTTCATTGTACCATCTAAGAAAGAAGATTCCCATCTATATTCATCTTGCCATCTTGCATTAACATTAAAACCAAAGTTTTTAAATAAGTCTGTTTTACCAAATTGTAATTTTACTTTATGTTCTGGTGTATTAAAACCAGCTTCAAAATCTGGATCTGAAGCTTGATCAAAATCAAATTTTGCATAAGTATAATTAAGACCAAGGTTAAAACCTTTTAAAATTTTGGTGTTTAAACCAATGGTTGCACCATAAGAATTAATATCTGCATCAGAATTAGTATACAATTGAAAAACCTTAAATCCGCCGGCAGCATTGTAAGGTACAATTACATTTTTATTGGCTATAAAATCCTCATATTGATTATAATACAAACTTAAATCTACAGTAAGGTTACTTTCATTAACTGGAATAAGCCCCCTATACCCTACTTCAAAAGCGGTTACTTTTTCTGGTTTAACAAAGTCTACCTCTGCTTTTACAGTTCCACCACTTGCAACAGTATAAGAGTTTTCATAAGCATCTCTACCTGTTAACGTATAATTTACACCTGCAGCATCTGTAAAAGTTGTAGTATATCTGTCTATATTATCTTCTACACCACCTACTAAAATTGCGTTACCAACGTCTAAACCAATATATTGATCTTGCGTTGTTGGATTTCTAAATCCTGTTTGAAAAGAAGCTCTAAAGTTTTGATTTTTATTTTCACCACCGGCGTATGCAAATGAAACTCTTGGAGAAAAGTTACCATCAAAATTTTGTGCTTTATCATAACGAATTGAAGCCGTTACCTTTAAACGATCTTCTTCTAAAAATTTCTTTTGAGCTTGTGTATAAACACCATATTCATCATACTTAATAGGCCCGTCTGTATCTGTAAATATATTTCCAAAAGAATTTAAAGAATACCTTCTGTAAGAACCACCTACTTGAATTTCTGCAAAATCTATAACATCTTGAAAATTGTAATTTGCATCTGCATGATATAATTTTGTTTGATCTCTAAACTTTGCACCAGAAATTAAATCAGGATTACTAGTTACTTCATTAAAAGCATTGTTAAACTCTGCAGAACCAGGTAAAAAACGATTTCTATCGGCAAATGCTCTTGCAGCTTCATGAGAACTAGCAGTAACACCAGGTACGCTTCCTAAATAGGCTCCAGCATATTCTGTAAACCAATTTTGGTCTGAACTCCAAGACCTATTAATATTTAAACCTGCAAATAAGGTATTGTAAGAATCTCCAGCATCTTCACTTGTTACATAACCACGAACAAAAAAGTTTTTCCCTTTAAATTCTAATTTATGTTGTTCCAACAAAAAGTTTTTAATGCTATATTTTTGACCACCTAAGTATTGAGTAGTTCCAACGCCTACTTTAGTATTCCATATCACTTCTAAACGATCATCACCAAATGGTCTATAATTTAATGAACTACCAAACTTTACGCTTTTAACGCCATAGTCCATCAAATCGTTTTCATTATAACCTGTTCTACTTACTTTTCCTATAGCTCCCCCAAAATCATTAGAGGCTACATCTCCATAAACATTAACACCATTATAATTTGGATCTGATCTATCTCCTGATATGTATTCATCACCATCTGTATTTCTATAATCTGTTGCATGCCAATCTTCTCCTTCTAAATAGGATAATGTTGCTTTTGCAGCAAACTTATTAGAAAAAGCATACGCCATTCTAATATTAAAATCATAAAACTCATTATTTCCTGCTGCTTCTTGACTTGTAACACCTCCTTTTAAAGAAACACTAATTCCTTGATCTTCAAAAGGGCTTTTACTAGTCATAAACATAATACCATTAAATGCATTTGCACCATATAATGCAGAAGAAGCTCCTGGTAATAATTCTACTGTTTTTACGTCTAGTTCAGACATCCCAAGTAAATTACCCAAAGCAAAGTTTAATGCAGGCGAAGAATTGTCCATACCATCTACCAATTGCATAAAACGTGTATTAGAAAAAGTTGCAAAACCACGTGTATTTACAGATTTAAAAGTTAAACTATTGGTATTTACATCTACTCCTTTTAAGTTTTCTAATCCGTCATAAAAAGAAGGGGAAGAAGTATTTTTAATAGCTCTACTATCCATTCTTTCTATGGTAACCGGAGATTCCATAACACGTTCTGGCGTTCTAGATGCAGAAACTACAATTTCATCTAAAGAAGTTTCATTTTCTATTAAATTAACGATTACTTTTTGGTTGTTTTTTGTAATCTCAACTTTTTCTAAATGAAATCCTAAAACAGAAATTTCTAAAGTAAAGGGAGGATTGTCTGAAACATTAAATACAAATTGACCATCAAAATCTGTAGTTGTACCTACCGCTTTTCTAGCAATTTTAATATTTGCTCCGGGAATTGTTTCTCCTGTTTTAGCGTCTGTAACAGTACCTGTAACCGTGGTTTGACCAACCATGGCTACACTACTAAAAGCTATAAACGCAAGAAGTATAAATTTTTTTATCATAATTTGAATTATTTGTTAGTTAAATGCAAAATACAATATTTTTTGAATAATATAATAAATAGGTCGTTATTTTAAGATTATAGCAATAAATTGTAATTATATTATCAAATAGAAAGTTCAAAAAAACTACTCTTTTTACTATTAGCAGAAACACTTAGTTATTGTACATTTGTATTATCCTTAATTATCTTTTTGATTGAATACAATTCAGAATATTTCTAATTTTTCTACTTCAGAAAAAACATATGTAACCATTGGTACTTTTGATGGGGTACATTTTGGGCATCAAAAAATTATTGATAAGCTGGTTTTAGAGGCTAAAAAAGCAAATAGAAAATCTGTTTTACTTACCTTTTTTCCGCACCCTAGAATGGTCTTGCAAAAAGACGCCACTATAGAGTTGATTAATACAATTGAAGAACGTGCCGAATTGCTTAAAAAAACAGGTTTAGATTACTTAATTATTCATCCTTTTAGCAAAGAATTTTCTAGAATGACAGCGCTAGAATTTGTGCGTGAGGTTTTGGTAAATCAATTAAATATTTCGAAATTAATTATTGGTTACGATCATCATTTTGGTAAAAATAGAGAAGGAAATATTGTTCAATTAACAGAATATAGCCATTTATACGATTTTGTGGTAGAAGAAATTCCGGCACAAGATATCGATGATGTTTCTGTAAGTTCTACCAAAGTAAGACGTGCTTTGGCAACCGGAAACCTAAAAACTGCCAACAATTATTTAGGCTACAATTTTATGTTAAGTGGTACGGTAGTAAACGGAAAACAATTAGGTGGAAAAATTGGCTATCCTACGGCAAATATTAATGTAAAAGAATCTTATAAACTGATTCCTAAAACGGGCGTTTATGTTGTAAAATCTACTATTGACAATAAAACTGTTTTCGGAATGATGAATATTGGCAGCAGACCAACCGTAGATGGAACTTACCAAACTATTGAGGTTCATTTTTTTGACTTCAACCAAAATTTATACAACCAATATTTAACAATAGAATTGCTTTATTTTTTACGTGATGAAGAAAAATTTAGTTCTATTGACGCATTAGTTGTTCAGATTAAAAAGGATGAACAAACTGCAAGGGATTATATTAAAAACAAGCTTTAAGTTTTTTTACATAGGTTATGTTAATACTACCTTTTTAAGGAACATTACATCTCTTTTGTTATCACTGTTATGTGACTTCTCATTGCATTCGAAGTGACATTTGTTGTGTTTTTTTTAGCGAATAGTCTTATTTCTAATCAGTATGTCTTTTCAACCTTTTGGGAGAAATTGCATAAAGTTGCTCTACAATGTGTTTTCTTTGTTATGGGATTTCTCCTTGCGTCGAAATGACAAGTTGGGTGTTTACTTTTATGTTTTCATTATTATGGTGCTTTTAAATACTTCGAAGTAACATTCTTATTAAAGACTTTTCTTTTTCTAGTATTCACTACGCGTTAAGGATAGCGCAATTGTTTGAGCTCTTTTTTGTTCTTTTAACAAAAAAAGCGAGTGCGAAAGCCTGCCCCTTGTGGTAACGCCCAAAAGACATTGGAAAACATCCATTTTCTATGATTTCTTTGTGTCTATTTGGTTAGAATTTTACAACATACTTTTATTTATAATTTAGTGTAAAACCATTTCACAAATTATATCTTTGCATTTACAAAAATTCTACAAAAATGTTACAAGTACAGTTTATTAGAGACAACAAAGAAACGGTTTTAGCGGGTTTAGCTAAACGTAATTTTGCTAATGCAGCAACGATTATTGAACAAGTTTTAACTGCTGATGAGAATAGAAGATCTACTCAGGTTGAATTAGATAATACTTTGGCAGAATCTAATAAATTATCTAAAGAAATTGGTAGTTTTTTTAAATCTGGGGAAGTACAAAAAGCAAATCTTTTAAAGGAAAAAACAGTTCAGTTAAAAGAGAGATCTAAAGAGCTTGGTGAAAATTTTAATGCTTTTGCAGAAGAGTTGCAAACGTTATTATACCAAATTCCGAATATTCCGCATGCTTCTGTAAAAGCAGGAACATCTGAAGAAGATAATGAGAACATTTTTAGTGAAGGAACCATTCCGGATTTAGGAGAAAATGCTTTACCTCATTGGGAGTTGGCTAAGAAATATGATATTATAGATTTCGAATTAGGTAATAAAATTACAGGTGCCGGTTTTCCGGTTTATAAAGGAAAAGGTGCAAGATTACAACGTGCTTTAATCAACTATTTTTTAGATAAAAATACGAAAGCAGGTTATACAGAAGTACAAGTGCCACATTTGGTAAATACAGAATCTGCAACTGCAACGGGGCAATTGCCAGATAAAGACGGACAAATGTATCATTCTACAGTAGATGATTTATATTTAATTCCTACTGCAGAAATTCCTATTACCAATATGTTTCGTGGTAATTTAATGCAAGAAGCTGAATTTCCTATTACAGTAACGGGTTATACGCCTTGTTTTAGACGTGAAGCTGGAAGTTATGGTGCGCATGTAAGAGGTTTAAACAGATTGCATCAGTTTGATAAAGTAGAGATTGTACGTATTGAGCATCCAGATAATTCTTACCAAGCCTTAAATGGTATGGTAGAACATATTAAAGATATTTTAAGAGAGTTAAAATTACCTTATAGAATATTACGCTTGTGTGGTGGAGATACCGGTTTTACGGCTGCCCTAACATTCGATTTTGAAGTATTTTCTACAGCACAAGACCGTTGGTTAGAAATTAGTTCTGCATCTAACTTTGAGGCTTTTCAGGCAAATAGATTAAAACTACGTTTTAAAAATAAAGAAGGTAAAAGCGAATTGGCACACACCTTAAATGGTAGTTCTTTGGCTTTACCTCGTGTTTTAGCGGGTATTTTAGAAAACTATCAAACAGCAGACGGAATTAAAATACCAGATGCTTTAGTACCTTATTGTGGGTTCGATATTATAGATTAATAAATTAGTAAGCAGTATTCAGTTGGCAGTAAGCAGTTAGCTTGTTTGTATAATATTTTTTTATACAATTGAGTACTGTTTACTGCAACTACTAATTCTAAACTAATTTTAGTTTTCAGTATTCAGTCAATATTTGACTGAGTACTGAAAACTGAAAAACGGTAGACTAGTTTGCAACTACAGCAACCATTAATCTTTTGTATTTATTCATTTCTAAAAGTGAGTTTAAATACGCACTAATTTGTCCGTTTTTCATAAACTCTATAGAATTGTTTTTTGCTGTTTCGTATTGTTTTTTAAATGTATTCATCTTCTTAAAATTTGATTGGTTATATTCTCTTTAGACAAGTTTCGTGCCAAATTATTACAAAGAACACCTTATAATAGACGTCTTTAATAAAAATTTAACATATTTCTTACTTATCTTTGAAATTGATGAAACAACTGTTTTTACTTATTTTTATTACTATAACTAGCGTTAGCTTTTCTCAAAGTGATTATTATTTGGCGGAAGATTACTATAGAGAAGGCCAATATGAAAAAGCGACTCAAATCTTTAAAAACTTATATGCTAAGAACCTTTTTAATACCACTTATTTAAGTAGATTGATTTCTTGTTATCAAGAAACCAATAAATTTAATGAAGTAGAAAAACTATTAAAAACCGCACTTGACAAAGACCCTAAACAAGCTTTTTTTTATGTGCATTTAGGATATAACTACCAAAGACAAGAATTACAAGAGTTGGCAGAAAAAAATTACGCTATTGCTTTAAACTCTATTGATACTAATAGTTTTTATGGCGGGTTTATTGGTAGGCTTTTTAAAGATTACAATCTTTTAAATCATGCAATTTTAGCGTATGAAAAAACAATGGCTAAAAATAAAAAAGCAGATTATAACTTTAGAATTGCTCAAATTTATGGAGAAAAAGGTGACTTAAAGAAAATGTTTGAAGCTTACTTTAATCTAGTTGATAAAAACATTGAAAATTACGATTTAGTAAAAAGATATACGAGTAGTTATATTACAGATGACGCAGAAAACGAAGCTAATATTTTATTTAGAAAAACACTTTTAAAAAAATCTGCAAGCAATCCAAAAGATGTTTGGAATCTATTATTAAGTTGGCTTTTTACACAACAGAAAGATTATAATAAAGCCCTTACGCAAGAAAAAGCTTTGTACAAAAGAAACCCTGCTGATTTAAATTCTATTTTTGATTTAGGAAAAATAGCTTTTGAAAACAAAGATTATATTACAGCTAAAGAATGTTTTTATTTTATTACCCAACAAAAAACTTTACAAATAGAAAAAATTGATGCGTCTTTTTACCTCGCTAAAATAGCTGTTGCAACAGATAATCCTGAAGTAGAAAAAATGTTTCTATCTCTTTTTACTCAGTATGGTAAAAATTCATATACCATAAAATTACAAGTGGAATATGCTGATTTTTTAACTTTTAAAAAAGACCAACCAAACGAGGCTAAAACTGTTTTAGAAGAAGCCTTAAACTATTCTCGTTCTCGATTCGACAAAGCAAGAATAAAATTAAAATTAGGGGATATTTTGGTCTTTACAGGAAATTACAACAAAGCATTAATCTATTTTTCTCAAATTCAAACACAACTTAAAAACCACGAATTAGCACAACAAGCCCGTTTTAAAGTAGCGCAAACAAGTTATTATAAAGCAGATTTTACATGGGCAAAAGCACAGTTAAAAGTATTAAAAGGCTCTACAACACAATTAATTGCGAATGATGCTCTAGAGTTGTTTTTAAAAATTACAGATAATGAACCGGTAGACTCTATTCCGTCT encodes the following:
- a CDS encoding tetratricopeptide repeat protein, which produces MKQLFLLIFITITSVSFSQSDYYLAEDYYREGQYEKATQIFKNLYAKNLFNTTYLSRLISCYQETNKFNEVEKLLKTALDKDPKQAFFYVHLGYNYQRQELQELAEKNYAIALNSIDTNSFYGGFIGRLFKDYNLLNHAILAYEKTMAKNKKADYNFRIAQIYGEKGDLKKMFEAYFNLVDKNIENYDLVKRYTSSYITDDAENEANILFRKTLLKKSASNPKDVWNLLLSWLFTQQKDYNKALTQEKALYKRNPADLNSIFDLGKIAFENKDYITAKECFYFITQQKTLQIEKIDASFYLAKIAVATDNPEVEKMFLSLFTQYGKNSYTIKLQVEYADFLTFKKDQPNEAKTVLEEALNYSRSRFDKARIKLKLGDILVFTGNYNKALIYFSQIQTQLKNHELAQQARFKVAQTSYYKADFTWAKAQLKVLKGSTTQLIANDALELFLKITDNEPVDSIPSGLKQLAKAELLSYQNKNEEALTELHSLFTPKIVFENGLNLGEVIYDDVLFFEAKLFIKQKKYDDAIVSFSKIIAADNQGIYADDVYYEMAELYNNQLNNPEKASEYYQKIIFDYSSSIYLVDARKKYRKLRGDKI
- a CDS encoding bifunctional riboflavin kinase/FAD synthetase, which encodes MNTIQNISNFSTSEKTYVTIGTFDGVHFGHQKIIDKLVLEAKKANRKSVLLTFFPHPRMVLQKDATIELINTIEERAELLKKTGLDYLIIHPFSKEFSRMTALEFVREVLVNQLNISKLIIGYDHHFGKNREGNIVQLTEYSHLYDFVVEEIPAQDIDDVSVSSTKVRRALATGNLKTANNYLGYNFMLSGTVVNGKQLGGKIGYPTANINVKESYKLIPKTGVYVVKSTIDNKTVFGMMNIGSRPTVDGTYQTIEVHFFDFNQNLYNQYLTIELLYFLRDEEKFSSIDALVVQIKKDEQTARDYIKNKL
- the serS gene encoding serine--tRNA ligase, coding for MLQVQFIRDNKETVLAGLAKRNFANAATIIEQVLTADENRRSTQVELDNTLAESNKLSKEIGSFFKSGEVQKANLLKEKTVQLKERSKELGENFNAFAEELQTLLYQIPNIPHASVKAGTSEEDNENIFSEGTIPDLGENALPHWELAKKYDIIDFELGNKITGAGFPVYKGKGARLQRALINYFLDKNTKAGYTEVQVPHLVNTESATATGQLPDKDGQMYHSTVDDLYLIPTAEIPITNMFRGNLMQEAEFPITVTGYTPCFRREAGSYGAHVRGLNRLHQFDKVEIVRIEHPDNSYQALNGMVEHIKDILRELKLPYRILRLCGGDTGFTAALTFDFEVFSTAQDRWLEISSASNFEAFQANRLKLRFKNKEGKSELAHTLNGSSLALPRVLAGILENYQTADGIKIPDALVPYCGFDIID
- a CDS encoding TonB-dependent receptor, translated to MIKKFILLAFIAFSSVAMVGQTTVTGTVTDAKTGETIPGANIKIARKAVGTTTDFDGQFVFNVSDNPPFTLEISVLGFHLEKVEITKNNQKVIVNLIENETSLDEIVVSASRTPERVMESPVTIERMDSRAIKNTSSPSFYDGLENLKGVDVNTNSLTFKSVNTRGFATFSNTRFMQLVDGMDNSSPALNFALGNLLGMSELDVKTVELLPGASSALYGANAFNGIMFMTSKSPFEDQGISVSLKGGVTSQEAAGNNEFYDFNIRMAYAFSNKFAAKATLSYLEGEDWHATDYRNTDGDEYISGDRSDPNYNGVNVYGDVASNDFGGAIGKVSRTGYNENDLMDYGVKSVKFGSSLNYRPFGDDRLEVIWNTKVGVGTTQYLGGQKYSIKNFLLEQHKLEFKGKNFFVRGYVTSEDAGDSYNTLFAGLNINRSWSSDQNWFTEYAGAYLGSVPGVTASSHEAARAFADRNRFLPGSAEFNNAFNEVTSNPDLISGAKFRDQTKLYHADANYNFQDVIDFAEIQVGGSYRRYSLNSFGNIFTDTDGPIKYDEYGVYTQAQKKFLEEDRLKVTASIRYDKAQNFDGNFSPRVSFAYAGGENKNQNFRASFQTGFRNPTTQDQYIGLDVGNAILVGGVEDNIDRYTTTFTDAAGVNYTLTGRDAYENSYTVASGGTVKAEVDFVKPEKVTAFEVGYRGLIPVNESNLTVDLSLYYNQYEDFIANKNVIVPYNAAGGFKVFQLYTNSDADINSYGATIGLNTKILKGFNLGLNYTYAKFDFDQASDPDFEAGFNTPEHKVKLQFGKTDLFKNFGFNVNARWQDEYRWESSFLDGTMKARTVLDAQVNYSVPSMKSVFKLGGANLTGQEYLGATGVGAIGSQYYISWTINN